A genomic window from Pseudonocardia broussonetiae includes:
- a CDS encoding calcium-binding protein, protein MKPSLTRTGLVAASVAVSALALALVPATASAAQPGGTTVVVTPEDLQGWVVSPAPNSTTTEFRAGPATLGTGAVRFGPIAATPAASKFVIGRATSLPAATAGVAVDYYIDPAAANKAPEQYYVNVYADSAADGTPPANFYECRYDYVATVGGDGWHTLAVTAATTAIAVSPREGLACGDSLNDLPAGSTAFLVALNAGDTSSNDAGITGGFDNARLSTGATTTTYDFEPVTPPACESAPRPGRTGTARADVVRGTAAGDRVDLLAGDDVADLLGGDDCVLGGAGRDTLRTGDGPDQVAGGADADTIDSGAGADLVDPGAGRDVVSAGAGDDEVSAADGEVDVVDCGAGTDTVIADRTDVLRNCETRL, encoded by the coding sequence ATGAAGCCGTCCCTCACCCGCACCGGACTCGTCGCCGCGTCCGTGGCGGTGTCCGCCCTCGCCCTCGCCCTCGTCCCGGCCACCGCGTCCGCCGCCCAGCCCGGAGGCACGACGGTCGTCGTCACGCCCGAGGACCTGCAGGGCTGGGTGGTCTCGCCCGCGCCCAACAGCACGACGACGGAGTTCCGGGCGGGGCCCGCCACCCTCGGCACGGGGGCGGTGCGGTTCGGGCCGATCGCCGCCACGCCCGCGGCGAGCAAGTTCGTGATCGGCCGGGCGACGAGCCTGCCCGCGGCCACCGCCGGGGTGGCGGTCGACTACTACATCGACCCGGCGGCGGCGAACAAGGCGCCCGAGCAGTACTACGTCAACGTCTACGCCGACAGCGCCGCCGACGGCACCCCGCCGGCGAACTTCTACGAGTGCCGCTACGACTACGTGGCGACGGTCGGCGGCGACGGCTGGCACACCCTGGCCGTCACGGCGGCGACGACGGCCATCGCCGTGAGCCCGCGCGAGGGGCTGGCCTGCGGCGACTCGCTGAACGACCTCCCGGCGGGCAGCACGGCGTTCCTGGTGGCGCTCAACGCGGGCGACACGTCGTCGAACGACGCGGGCATCACCGGCGGCTTCGACAACGCCCGGTTGAGCACCGGCGCCACGACGACCACCTACGACTTCGAGCCGGTGACGCCGCCGGCGTGCGAGAGCGCGCCGCGCCCGGGCCGCACCGGCACCGCGCGGGCCGACGTCGTCCGCGGCACGGCGGCGGGCGACCGCGTCGACCTGCTTGCCGGTGACGACGTCGCCGACCTGCTCGGCGGCGACGACTGCGTGCTGGGCGGCGCGGGCCGCGACACGCTGCGCACCGGCGACGGGCCCGACCAGGTCGCCGGCGGCGCCGACGCCGACACGATCGACAGCGGCGCGGGCGCCGACCTCGTCGACCCGGGGGCCGGGCGGGACGTCGTCTCCGCCGGGGCGGGCGACGACGAGGTGTCGGCCGCCGACGGCGAGGTCGACGTCGTCGACTGCGGGGCGGGCACCGACACGGTGATCGCCGACCGCACCGACGTCCTGCGGAACTGCGAGACGCGCCTCTGA
- a CDS encoding patatin-like phospholipase family protein: MTPPPIRVAIACQGGGSHTAFTAGVLSRLLGSPELAGREVVGISGTSGGAICATVAWAALRDGRRHEAGARLKAFWADNSARWPLDRLLNATMVSTALWQSLGLLPTVSPYLIPRWIDGTGAFRRLLRRHIDFDALGVDRDGVEPMLALGAVDVVSGRFRAFCNRRERITADMVLASAAIPQLFKAVRIDDGVYWDGLFSQNPPTADLLEAAPDELWVIQINPSESREPRSLLDISDRRNELAGNISLYQELNSIERVDQLLESGALSPGAGYKKVTVRVIELSRSVLPRWLGSASKTDRSPRFLDRLIAHGEERADRFLAALRFEQAWRDGDLGAVGSMFTDDAELVSSYPFPRSSTDLRGYVARWFDGPITIDSNRKQIAGDEVTWTVQLPAGDDRPVTYGRAVATFDGDRVSALHLGPMA, encoded by the coding sequence ATGACACCTCCGCCGATCCGGGTCGCCATCGCCTGCCAGGGCGGCGGGAGCCACACCGCGTTCACCGCGGGAGTGCTGTCGCGGCTGCTGGGCTCGCCCGAGCTGGCCGGGCGGGAGGTCGTCGGGATCAGCGGCACGTCGGGCGGGGCGATCTGCGCGACGGTGGCGTGGGCCGCGCTGCGCGACGGCAGGCGGCACGAGGCCGGCGCCCGGCTGAAGGCGTTCTGGGCCGACAACTCCGCCCGGTGGCCGCTGGACAGGCTGCTCAACGCCACGATGGTGTCGACGGCGCTGTGGCAGAGTCTGGGCCTGCTGCCCACGGTCAGCCCGTACCTGATCCCGCGGTGGATCGACGGGACCGGGGCCTTCCGGCGACTGCTGCGCCGGCACATCGACTTCGACGCGCTGGGTGTCGACCGCGACGGCGTCGAGCCGATGCTCGCCCTCGGCGCGGTCGACGTCGTCTCCGGCCGGTTCCGCGCCTTCTGCAACCGCCGCGAGCGGATCACCGCCGACATGGTGCTGGCCTCCGCCGCGATCCCCCAGCTGTTCAAGGCCGTGCGCATCGACGACGGCGTGTACTGGGACGGGCTGTTCTCGCAGAACCCGCCCACCGCCGACCTGCTCGAGGCCGCGCCGGACGAGCTGTGGGTCATCCAGATCAACCCGAGCGAGAGCCGGGAGCCGCGCTCCCTCCTCGACATCAGCGACCGCCGCAACGAGCTCGCCGGCAACATCTCCCTGTACCAGGAGCTCAACTCGATCGAGCGCGTCGACCAGCTGCTGGAGAGCGGAGCGCTCTCGCCCGGCGCCGGCTACAAGAAGGTGACGGTGCGGGTGATCGAGCTGTCCCGCTCGGTCCTGCCGCGGTGGCTGGGCTCGGCGTCCAAGACCGACCGCAGCCCGCGGTTCCTGGACCGCCTGATCGCGCACGGCGAGGAGCGGGCCGACCGCTTCCTCGCCGCACTGCGGTTCGAGCAGGCGTGGCGCGACGGGGACCTCGGCGCCGTCGGCTCGATGTTCACCGACGACGCCGAGCTCGTGAGCAGCTACCCGTTCCCCCGGTCCAGCACGGACCTGCGCGGGTACGTCGCCCGCTGGTTCGACGGCCCCATCACGATCGACAGCAACCGCAAGCAGATCGCCGGCGACGAGGTGACGTGGACGGTGCAGCTGCCCGCCGGTGACGACCGGCCGGTCACCTACGGGCGGGCGGTCGCGACGTTCGACGGGGACCGCGTCTCCGCGCTGCACCTGGGCCCGATGGCCTGA
- a CDS encoding AAA family ATPase, translating to MRIAFVGKGGSGKTTAAAVFSRHLAERGHPVLAVDADINQHLGQALGHDGPPPRALGSDLTWLKDHLRGTNPRIASAETMIKTTPPGPGSRMLDLDPAGELLARYSIDVGGVRHLVTGEFEEADIGVSCYHSKTGAVELYLNHLLDGPGEYVVVDMTAGADAFASGLFTRFDLTVLVSEPTRRGVGVFRQYADHAAGHGVALGVLGNKVADDADAAYLREQVGDALLGRFGQSAWVRAAERGDPRPVAELEPENLAALDAVAAALDAQQRDWAAYHRGTVEFHLRNARAWGDRAVGVDLAAQIDPDFVPGAPVPTH from the coding sequence GTGCGCATCGCGTTCGTCGGCAAGGGCGGCAGCGGGAAGACGACGGCGGCGGCGGTGTTCAGCCGCCACCTGGCCGAGCGGGGGCACCCGGTGCTCGCCGTCGACGCCGACATCAACCAGCACCTGGGCCAGGCGCTGGGCCACGACGGGCCGCCGCCGCGCGCGCTCGGCTCCGACCTCACCTGGCTCAAGGACCACCTGCGCGGCACCAACCCGCGCATCGCCTCGGCCGAGACGATGATCAAGACGACGCCGCCGGGGCCGGGCTCGCGGATGCTCGACCTCGACCCCGCGGGCGAGCTGCTCGCGCGGTACTCGATCGACGTCGGCGGCGTGCGGCACCTCGTCACCGGCGAGTTCGAGGAAGCCGACATCGGCGTCTCCTGCTACCACTCCAAGACCGGTGCGGTGGAGCTGTACCTCAACCACCTCCTCGACGGCCCCGGCGAGTACGTCGTCGTCGACATGACGGCGGGCGCCGACGCCTTCGCCTCCGGGCTGTTCACCCGCTTCGACCTGACGGTGCTGGTCAGCGAGCCGACCCGGCGCGGGGTCGGGGTGTTCCGGCAGTACGCCGACCACGCCGCCGGGCACGGCGTCGCGCTCGGGGTGCTGGGCAACAAGGTCGCCGACGACGCCGACGCCGCGTACCTGCGCGAGCAGGTCGGCGACGCGCTGCTCGGGCGCTTCGGGCAGTCGGCGTGGGTGCGGGCCGCCGAGCGCGGCGACCCCCGGCCCGTCGCGGAGCTGGAGCCGGAGAACCTCGCCGCCCTGGACGCCGTCGCGGCGGCCCTGGACGCCCAGCAGCGCGACTGGGCCGCCTACCACCGCGGCACCGTCGAGTTCCACCTGCGCAACGCCCGCGCCTGGGGCGACCGCGCCGTCGGCGTCGACCTCGCCGCCCAGATCGACCCGGACTTCGTGCCCGGGGCCCCTGTTCCCACCCACTAG
- a CDS encoding BCCT family transporter, translating into MTIQESPRSEEPVSDGPATEIPRRAAADQHHPVDRTVFGVAAVLMLAFIVWGASSTATLSTVATSVLNGIMNAGGWAFVLAASGFVVFALYLAFSRFGKIPLGRDDEAPEFRTVSWIAMMFSAGMGIGLMFYGVSEPLSHFTSPPPGTVAAGDPAALDIAMATTLFHWTLHPWAIYAVVGLAIAYSTFRRGRRQLISSAFAPLLGEKRTDGPLGKAIDILAIFATLFGSAASLGLGALQIGAGLSLNGVPVEGKLLLVLIISVLTVAFVCSAVTGVAKGIQWLSNINMVLAGVLAVVVFIGGPTILILNLLPTAIGDYAGNLSEMASRTAANGGDATAEWLAGWTVFYWAWWISWTPFVGMFIARISRGRSIRQFVTGVILIPSAVSLVWFAIFGGAAIDQQRAVDPTGATGLASQSTEGQLFGLLGSMPGGAILSVLAMVLIAIFFVSGADAASVVMGTLSSRGSIEPSRWVVIFWGVVMGAIAIIMLLVSPGSEALTGIQNITIIMAAPFALVMVALCVALTKDLRHDPLMRRDVRSQEAVVQAVEYGTRNYGDDFHLSVKKMKDS; encoded by the coding sequence ATGACCATCCAGGAGAGCCCGCGGAGCGAGGAACCCGTCTCCGACGGTCCCGCCACCGAGATCCCGCGCCGGGCCGCCGCCGACCAGCACCACCCCGTCGACCGCACGGTCTTCGGCGTCGCCGCCGTGCTCATGCTCGCGTTCATCGTGTGGGGCGCCTCCTCCACGGCGACGCTGAGCACCGTCGCGACATCGGTCCTGAACGGCATCATGAACGCCGGCGGCTGGGCCTTCGTGCTCGCCGCGAGCGGCTTCGTGGTGTTCGCGCTCTACCTCGCGTTCAGCCGCTTCGGCAAGATCCCGCTCGGCCGCGACGACGAGGCCCCGGAGTTCCGGACCGTCTCCTGGATCGCGATGATGTTCAGCGCCGGGATGGGCATCGGGCTCATGTTCTACGGCGTCTCCGAGCCGCTGTCGCACTTCACCTCGCCGCCGCCCGGCACCGTCGCGGCGGGCGACCCGGCCGCGCTCGACATCGCCATGGCCACCACGCTGTTCCACTGGACGCTGCACCCGTGGGCCATCTACGCCGTGGTCGGCCTGGCCATCGCCTACTCGACGTTCCGCCGCGGGCGCCGCCAGCTGATCAGCTCGGCGTTCGCGCCGCTGCTCGGCGAGAAGCGCACCGACGGCCCGCTGGGCAAGGCCATCGACATCCTCGCGATCTTCGCGACGCTGTTCGGGTCGGCGGCCTCGCTCGGGCTCGGCGCCCTGCAGATCGGCGCGGGCCTGTCGCTCAACGGGGTCCCGGTCGAGGGCAAGCTGCTGCTGGTCCTGATCATCAGCGTGCTCACGGTCGCGTTCGTCTGCTCCGCGGTCACCGGCGTCGCCAAGGGCATCCAGTGGCTGTCGAACATCAACATGGTGCTGGCGGGCGTGCTCGCCGTCGTCGTGTTCATCGGCGGGCCGACCATCCTCATCCTCAACCTGCTGCCCACCGCGATCGGTGACTACGCCGGCAACCTGTCGGAGATGGCCTCGCGCACCGCGGCCAACGGCGGCGACGCCACCGCCGAGTGGCTGGCCGGCTGGACCGTCTTCTACTGGGCCTGGTGGATCTCGTGGACGCCGTTCGTCGGCATGTTCATCGCGCGGATCAGCCGCGGGCGCTCCATCCGCCAGTTCGTCACCGGCGTCATCCTCATCCCGAGCGCCGTGTCGCTGGTCTGGTTCGCGATCTTCGGCGGCGCGGCGATCGACCAGCAGCGCGCGGTCGACCCGACCGGCGCCACCGGCCTCGCGTCGCAGTCGACCGAGGGCCAGCTGTTCGGGCTGCTCGGCTCGATGCCCGGCGGCGCGATCCTCAGCGTGCTGGCGATGGTCCTCATCGCGATCTTCTTCGTGTCCGGTGCCGACGCCGCGTCGGTCGTCATGGGCACGCTGTCCTCGCGCGGCTCGATCGAGCCCTCGCGCTGGGTGGTGATCTTCTGGGGCGTCGTGATGGGCGCCATCGCGATCATCATGCTGCTGGTCAGCCCGGGCAGCGAGGCGCTCACCGGCATCCAGAACATCACGATCATCATGGCGGCGCCGTTCGCGCTGGTGATGGTCGCGCTCTGCGTGGCCCTGACCAAGGACCTGCGCCACGACCCCCTGATGCGGCGCGACGTGCGCTCGCAGGAGGCCGTGGTGCAGGCCGTGGAGTACGGCACCCGGAACTACGGTGACGACTTCCACCTGTCGGTGAAGAAGATGAAGGACAGCTAG
- a CDS encoding transketolase-like TK C-terminal-containing protein: protein MNDDVLRTIEQRVLWLATAIVHHANRVRPNPGGLKVGGHQASSASMVTIMTALWFEHLRREDRVSVKPHASPVLHAINHLLGELDARYLTTLREFGGLQSYPSRSKDPDPVDYSTGSVGIGATAPIWGALARRYVKAGGADARSADAPRWGRQYSLVGDAELDEGACWEAVLDPMVSELGEVVWIVDLNRQSLDRVVPNIGATRLQGMFDAAGWQVLTVKYGALLEELFTRPGGDALRTRIDEMPNPEYQRLLRCTPDQLRERVPDGDEKLAALIADLDDATLHAAIRNLGGHDLSALRTAFAAIDDTRPTVVFAYTVKGHGLASEGHPQNHSSLLTAEQFAELAEAVGTDPDAPWEPLPAGPAAQLCAEVAERLHREPVAVAAVPDLPADIGRTPSGTATTQAALGRALLDLTRAAPAAAKRVVTLCPDVSSSTNLGGWVNKVGVWAAREQVDWFADDPETILHWRERPDGQHLELGIAETNLVGLLGELGATWSRWGEPLLPIGVLYDPFVERALEPWSFGMYAGGQSILVGTPSGVALAPEGGAHQSITTPSVGLEQPGCTSYEPAFAIDVEWSLLASLAQLGRPGGRSAYLRLSTRPVDQSLAAVPADPAARERRRRQVVAGAYPLRRAAGAPAVTIAVMGAVVPEALAAAERLEAQGHACDVVCVTSAGLVFDAVQARAGRPPEVSGAAADTWVLDAAFPARRAAPLVTVLDGHPHTLAFLAGINRVPAAHLGVSRFGQSGDLESVFRHHGLDADSIVGAALDVVE from the coding sequence GTGAACGACGACGTCCTGCGCACCATCGAGCAGCGGGTGCTGTGGCTGGCCACCGCGATCGTGCACCACGCCAACCGCGTGCGCCCCAACCCCGGTGGGCTCAAGGTGGGCGGGCACCAGGCGTCGAGCGCGTCGATGGTCACGATCATGACGGCGCTCTGGTTCGAGCACCTGCGCCGCGAGGACCGCGTCTCGGTCAAGCCGCACGCCTCGCCCGTCCTGCACGCGATCAACCACCTCCTGGGCGAGCTCGACGCGCGCTACCTCACGACGCTGCGCGAGTTCGGCGGCCTGCAGAGCTACCCGAGCCGCTCGAAGGACCCCGACCCCGTCGACTACTCCACGGGCTCGGTCGGCATCGGCGCCACCGCCCCGATCTGGGGCGCGCTCGCCCGCCGCTACGTCAAGGCGGGCGGCGCCGATGCGCGTTCCGCTGACGCTCCACGCTGGGGTCGCCAGTACTCCCTGGTCGGCGACGCGGAGCTCGACGAGGGCGCCTGCTGGGAGGCGGTCCTCGACCCGATGGTCTCCGAGCTGGGGGAGGTCGTCTGGATCGTCGACCTGAACCGGCAGAGCCTCGACCGCGTCGTCCCCAACATCGGCGCGACGCGCCTGCAGGGCATGTTCGACGCCGCGGGCTGGCAGGTCCTCACCGTCAAGTACGGCGCCCTGCTGGAGGAGCTGTTCACCCGCCCCGGCGGCGACGCGCTGCGCACGCGCATCGACGAGATGCCCAACCCGGAGTACCAGCGGCTGCTGCGCTGCACCCCCGACCAGCTGCGCGAGCGCGTCCCCGACGGCGACGAGAAGCTGGCCGCCCTGATCGCCGACCTCGACGACGCGACGCTGCACGCGGCCATCCGCAACCTCGGCGGGCACGACCTCTCCGCGCTGCGCACCGCGTTCGCCGCCATCGACGACACGCGCCCGACCGTGGTCTTCGCCTACACCGTCAAGGGGCACGGGCTCGCCAGCGAGGGGCACCCGCAGAACCACTCGTCGCTGCTCACCGCCGAGCAGTTCGCCGAGCTGGCCGAGGCCGTCGGCACCGACCCGGACGCCCCGTGGGAGCCGCTGCCCGCGGGCCCGGCCGCGCAGCTGTGCGCGGAGGTCGCCGAGCGGCTGCACCGCGAGCCGGTGGCGGTCGCGGCGGTGCCGGACCTGCCCGCCGACATCGGCCGCACGCCGTCGGGCACGGCCACCACGCAGGCCGCGCTGGGCCGCGCGCTGCTCGACCTCACCCGCGCCGCCCCGGCGGCGGCGAAGCGGGTCGTCACCCTGTGCCCGGACGTGTCGAGCTCCACGAACCTCGGCGGCTGGGTCAACAAGGTCGGCGTGTGGGCCGCGCGCGAGCAGGTCGACTGGTTCGCCGACGATCCCGAGACGATCCTGCACTGGCGCGAGCGGCCCGACGGCCAGCACCTGGAGCTGGGCATCGCCGAGACCAACCTGGTCGGGCTGCTCGGCGAGCTGGGCGCCACCTGGAGCCGGTGGGGCGAGCCGCTGCTGCCGATCGGGGTGCTCTACGACCCGTTCGTCGAGCGCGCGCTGGAGCCGTGGTCGTTCGGGATGTACGCGGGCGGGCAGTCGATCCTGGTCGGCACGCCGTCCGGCGTCGCGCTCGCGCCCGAGGGCGGCGCGCACCAGTCGATCACCACGCCGTCGGTCGGGCTGGAGCAGCCGGGCTGCACCAGCTACGAGCCCGCGTTCGCCATCGACGTCGAGTGGTCGCTGCTGGCGTCGCTGGCGCAGCTCGGGCGCCCCGGCGGGCGGTCGGCGTACCTGCGGCTGTCCACGCGCCCGGTCGACCAGTCGCTGGCCGCGGTCCCCGCCGACCCCGCGGCCCGGGAGCGCCGGCGCCGCCAGGTCGTCGCGGGGGCGTACCCGCTGCGCCGCGCGGCCGGCGCGCCCGCCGTCACGATCGCCGTCATGGGGGCCGTGGTGCCCGAGGCGCTCGCCGCGGCGGAGCGGCTGGAGGCGCAGGGGCACGCGTGCGACGTCGTCTGCGTGACGAGCGCCGGGCTGGTGTTCGACGCGGTGCAGGCGCGCGCGGGGCGGCCTCCCGAGGTCTCGGGGGCGGCCGCCGACACCTGGGTCCTCGACGCCGCGTTCCCGGCGCGCCGCGCGGCGCCGCTGGTCACCGTGCTCGACGGGCACCCCCACACGCTGGCGTTCCTGGCCGGGATCAACCGGGTCCCGGCCGCGCACCTGGGCGTGTCGCGGTTCGGGCAGTCCGGCGACCTGGAGTCGGTGTTCCGCCACCACGGCCTCGACGCCGACAGCATCGTCGGCGCCGCGCTCGACGTCGTGGAGTAG
- a CDS encoding SCO5389 family protein has protein sequence MSLDVPTPVLDAAARGEMDDAQFLAVVRDSLPYAWATISSAVDDRAPGRPFGEHEVPPPSERERGELLRALASNAIRGALERHFGVVLAFQNCHRVAAFAPADVDSAVYREFTSPRGQVLNQSPELRDC, from the coding sequence ATGTCCCTCGACGTCCCCACCCCCGTCCTCGACGCCGCCGCGCGCGGCGAGATGGACGACGCCCAGTTCCTCGCCGTGGTGCGCGACTCGCTGCCCTACGCCTGGGCGACGATCTCGTCCGCGGTCGACGACCGGGCCCCCGGCAGGCCGTTCGGCGAGCACGAGGTGCCGCCGCCGAGCGAGCGCGAGCGCGGCGAGCTGCTGCGCGCGCTGGCCAGCAACGCCATCCGCGGCGCGCTGGAGCGGCACTTCGGCGTGGTGCTGGCCTTCCAGAACTGCCACCGGGTGGCGGCCTTCGCGCCGGCCGACGTGGACTCGGCGGTGTACCGGGAGTTCACCAGCCCGCGCGGTCAGGTGCTGAACCAGAGCCCGGAGCTGCGGGACTGCTGA
- a CDS encoding Lrp/AsnC family transcriptional regulator: protein MPVVDATDARLLQALTESPRASVLALAERLGISRNTVQARLAGLEARGALGTFERRIDPAALGYPLTAFVSVQLVQRRLAEVSAALALVPEVVEVLGMSGDADLLCQVVARDADDLYRIAGQLLATDGVVRTTTSLVMRRLVEHRVGPLLERIVDGG, encoded by the coding sequence ATGCCCGTCGTGGACGCGACCGACGCCCGGCTGCTGCAGGCCCTCACCGAGAGCCCGCGCGCCTCGGTGCTCGCGCTCGCCGAGCGCCTCGGCATCTCCCGCAACACCGTGCAGGCGCGCCTGGCCGGGCTGGAGGCGCGCGGGGCGCTGGGCACCTTCGAGCGGCGGATCGACCCGGCCGCGCTGGGCTACCCGCTCACCGCGTTCGTCTCGGTGCAGCTCGTGCAGCGCCGGCTCGCGGAGGTGTCGGCGGCGCTGGCGCTGGTGCCCGAGGTCGTCGAGGTGCTGGGGATGTCGGGCGACGCCGACCTGCTGTGCCAGGTCGTCGCCCGCGACGCCGACGACCTCTACCGCATCGCGGGGCAGCTCCTGGCCACCGACGGGGTCGTGCGGACGACGACCTCGCTGGTCATGCGCCGCCTCGTCGAGCACCGGGTCGGTCCGCTGCTGGAGCGGATCGTCGACGGTGGGTGA
- a CDS encoding proteasome assembly chaperone family protein yields the protein MQEPAELYEIVDDAPALEEPVMIVALDGFVDAGNASRLALEALETSGSESRTVVRFDVDQLVDYRSRRPPLRFESDRWAAYHGPELDIVALSDTGDTQYLLLSGPEPDTQWERFAAAVEQLVQRLGVRLVINLTAIPMAVPHTRPIGVTVHGTRPELTEGHEAWFATAEVPGSAIALMEFRLGEAGHDAMGFAVHVPHYLARSEYPQAARVLLDHVGLAAGLYLPTESLSQAAERAEAEIAEQVAGSEEVAQVVQALERQYDTVSSGRGDRGGLGLSGELPSADELAAEVEKFLADRDDEKGGEGPGPITPG from the coding sequence GTGCAGGAACCGGCCGAGCTGTACGAGATCGTGGACGACGCTCCGGCGCTCGAGGAGCCCGTGATGATCGTGGCGCTCGACGGCTTCGTCGACGCCGGGAACGCCTCGCGGCTGGCGCTGGAGGCGCTGGAGACCAGTGGGAGCGAGTCGAGGACGGTCGTGCGCTTCGACGTCGACCAGCTCGTCGACTACCGCTCGCGGCGGCCCCCGCTGCGCTTCGAGTCCGACCGCTGGGCGGCCTACCACGGCCCCGAGCTGGACATCGTCGCGCTGTCCGACACCGGCGACACGCAGTACCTGCTGCTGTCGGGCCCGGAGCCGGACACGCAGTGGGAGCGGTTCGCCGCGGCCGTCGAGCAGCTCGTGCAGCGCCTCGGCGTCCGCCTGGTGATCAACCTCACCGCCATCCCGATGGCCGTGCCGCACACCCGCCCCATCGGGGTCACGGTGCACGGCACGCGCCCGGAGCTGACCGAGGGCCACGAGGCCTGGTTCGCCACGGCCGAGGTCCCCGGCAGCGCCATCGCGCTGATGGAGTTCCGCCTCGGCGAGGCGGGCCACGACGCCATGGGCTTCGCGGTCCACGTGCCGCACTACCTCGCCCGCTCGGAGTACCCGCAGGCCGCGCGCGTGCTGCTCGACCACGTCGGGCTGGCCGCCGGGCTCTACCTGCCCACCGAGTCGCTGTCGCAGGCCGCCGAGCGCGCCGAGGCCGAGATCGCCGAGCAGGTGGCGGGCTCCGAGGAGGTGGCCCAGGTCGTGCAGGCGCTGGAGCGCCAGTACGACACGGTGTCGTCCGGGCGCGGCGACCGCGGCGGGCTGGGCCTGTCCGGTGAGCTGCCCAGCGCCGACGAGCTCGCGGCCGAGGTGGAGAAGTTCCTCGCCGACCGCGACGACGAGAAGGGCGGCGAGGGCCCGGGGCCGATCACGCCCGGCTGA
- a CDS encoding MFS transporter: protein MDAAALSPTTPSTTSTRRIWAVWAVALAAYLVGVMHRTSFGVAGLEAADRFGAAPAVLSGFVVLQLLVYASLQIPVGVLLDRFGAQRLVVAGALTMAAGQVVLALATSLPLAIAARLLVGTGDALTFISVLAVVNAWFPARRVPLLTQLTGLLGQLGQVLSALPLAALLYGPGWTPAFLSAAGLGVFVAIAVLVVVRNRPPGAPPPPAAPSPREIVDGLKKSWREPGTRLGLWTHMGTQFSGTVFALLWGVPYLVAGQGFSSGQASALLTVFVGVGILAGPLFGEFTARHPLRRSWLVLTVIGLTAGAWTVVLLVPPPAPGWLLVVLVVVLALGGPGSMIGFDYARTFNPGHRQGTAVGIVNIGGFLASLLVAQAVGVVLGLSSGGYSPEAFRLAWTVQYVVWAFATAGILVARRRARRKLAADGVVVPPLREVLARRRR from the coding sequence ATGGATGCCGCAGCCCTCTCCCCGACGACGCCGTCGACCACCTCCACCCGCCGGATCTGGGCGGTCTGGGCGGTGGCGCTCGCGGCCTACCTCGTCGGCGTCATGCACCGCACCTCGTTCGGCGTCGCCGGTCTGGAGGCGGCCGACCGCTTCGGCGCCGCGCCCGCCGTGCTCTCCGGTTTCGTCGTCCTCCAGCTCCTGGTCTACGCGAGCCTGCAGATCCCGGTCGGCGTGCTGCTCGACCGGTTCGGGGCGCAGCGGCTCGTCGTCGCGGGCGCGCTGACGATGGCCGCCGGGCAGGTGGTCCTGGCGCTCGCCACGTCGCTGCCACTGGCCATCGCCGCGCGCCTGCTCGTGGGCACCGGCGACGCGCTGACGTTCATCAGCGTGCTCGCCGTCGTCAACGCCTGGTTCCCGGCGCGGCGCGTGCCGCTGCTGACGCAGCTGACCGGCCTGCTCGGGCAGCTCGGGCAGGTGCTCTCGGCCCTGCCGCTCGCGGCGCTGCTCTACGGGCCGGGGTGGACGCCCGCGTTCCTGTCCGCCGCGGGGCTCGGGGTGTTCGTCGCGATCGCCGTGCTCGTCGTCGTCCGCAACCGGCCGCCGGGGGCCCCGCCGCCGCCCGCAGCGCCGTCGCCGCGCGAGATCGTCGACGGGCTGAAGAAGTCGTGGCGCGAGCCCGGCACGCGGCTGGGCCTGTGGACGCACATGGGCACGCAGTTCTCCGGCACGGTGTTCGCGCTGCTGTGGGGCGTGCCCTACCTCGTCGCCGGGCAGGGGTTCAGCTCCGGGCAGGCGAGCGCGCTGCTCACGGTGTTCGTCGGCGTCGGGATCCTCGCGGGCCCGCTGTTCGGCGAGTTCACCGCGCGGCACCCGCTGCGCCGCTCGTGGCTGGTGCTCACCGTCATCGGGCTCACGGCGGGCGCGTGGACGGTGGTGCTGCTCGTCCCGCCGCCCGCGCCGGGCTGGCTGCTCGTCGTCCTCGTGGTGGTGCTGGCGCTGGGCGGGCCCGGGTCGATGATCGGCTTCGACTACGCGCGCACGTTCAACCCCGGCCACCGGCAGGGCACCGCGGTCGGCATCGTCAACATCGGCGGGTTCCTGGCGTCGCTGCTGGTGGCGCAGGCGGTCGGGGTGGTGCTGGGGCTGAGCTCGGGCGGCTACTCGCCCGAGGCGTTCCGGCTGGCGTGGACGGTGCAGTACGTCGTCTGGGCGTTCGCGACCGCGGGGATCCTGGTCGCCCGCCGCCGCGCCCGGCGCAAGCTCGCCGCCGACGGCGTCGTGGTGCCGCCGCTGCGCGAGGTGCTGGCGCGCCGCCGCCGCTGA